Proteins encoded together in one Ictidomys tridecemlineatus isolate mIctTri1 chromosome 3, mIctTri1.hap1, whole genome shotgun sequence window:
- the Wfikkn2 gene encoding WAP, Kazal, immunoglobulin, Kunitz and NTR domain-containing protein 2 isoform X1, with translation MRALGCRRFWSCRGLLLLLLLLLRVSPPGLALPPIRYSHAGICPNDMNPNLWVDAQSTCKRECETDQECETYEKCCPNVCGTKSCVAARYMDVRGKKGPVGMPKEATCDHFMCLQQGSECDIWDGQPVCKCKDRCEKEPSFTCASDGLTYYNRCYMDAEACSRGITLAVVTCRYHFTWPNTSPLPPETTVHPTTASPETPGLDMAAPALLNHPVHQSVTVGETVSFLCDVVGRPRPEITWEKQLEDRENVVMRPNHVRGNVVVTNIAQLVIYNAQPQDAGIYTCTARNAAGVLRADFPLSVVRGGQAVATSESSPNGTAFPVAECLKPPDSEDCGEEQTRWHFDAQANNCLTFTFGHCHRNLNHFETYEACMVACMSGPLAVCSLPALQGPCKAYAPRWAYNSQTSQCQSFVYGGCEGNGNNFESREACEESCPFPRGNQQCRACKPRQKLVTSFCRSDFVILGRVSELTEEPDSGRALVTVDEVLKDEKMGLKFLGREPLEVTLLHVDWACPCPNVTVGETPLIIMGEVDGGMAMLRPDSFVGASSSRRVRKLREVMHKKTCDVLKEFLGLH, from the exons ATGAGGGCCCTGGGGTGTCGCCGGTTCTGGTCCTGCcgggggctgctgctgctgctgctgctgctgctccggGTGTCCCCGCCAGGCCTGGCACTGCCGCCCATCCGCTATTCCCATGCTGGCATCTGCCCCAACGACATGAACCCCAACCTCTGGGTGGATGCACAGAGCACCTGCAAGCGAGAGTGTGAGACGGACCAG GAATGTGAGACCTATGAGAAGTGCTGCCCCAATGTGTGTGGGACCAAGAGCTGTGTGGCGGCCCGCTACATGGACGTGAGAGGGAAGAAGGGCCCGGTGGGCATGCCCAAGGAGGCTACGTGTGACCACTTCATGTGTCTGCAGCAGGGCTCTGAGTGTGACATCTGGGATGGCCAGCCCGTGTGTAAGTGCAAAGATCGCTGTGAGAAGGAGCCCAGTTTTACCTGTGCCTCTGACGGCCTCACCTATTACAACCGCTGCTACATGGACGCCGAGGCCTGCTCCAGGGGCATCACGCTGGCTGTCGTCACCTGCCGCTATCACTTCACCTGGCCCAACACCAGTCCCCTGCCTCCCGAGACCACTGTGCACCCCACCACAGCCTCCCCGGAGACCCCTGGGCTGGACATGGCGGCCCCGGCGCTGCTCAACCACCCCGTGCACCAGTCAGTCACCGTGGGTGAGACGGTGAGCTTCCTCTGTGACGTGGTGGGCCGGCCCCGGCCTGAGATCACCTGGGAGAAGCAGCTGGAGGATCGGGAGAACGTGGTCATGCGGCCCAACCATGTGCGTGGCAATGTAGTGGTCACCAACATTGCCCAGCTGGTCATCTATAACGCCCAGCCTCAGGATGCTGGCATCTACACCTGCACGGCCCGGAATGCTGCTGGGGTCCTGAGGGCAGACTTCCCGCTGTCCGTGGTCAGGGGGGGTCAGGCTGTGGCCACCTCAGAGAGCAGCCCCAACGGCACAGCCTTCCCAGTGGCCGAGTGCCTGAAGCCCCCGGACAGCGAGGATTGTGGCGAGGAGCAGACCCGCTGGCACTTCGATGCCCAGGCCAACAACTGCCTGACCTTCACCTTTGGCCACTGCCACCGCAACCTCAACCACTTCGAGACCTACGAGGCCTGCATGGTGGCCTGCATGAGCGGGCCCCTGGCCGTGTGCAGCCTGCCCGCCCTTCAGGGGCCCTGCAAGGCCTACGCGCCACGCTGGGCCTACAACAGCCAGACCAGCCAGTGCCAGTCCTTCGTCTATGGCGGCTGTGAGGGCAATGGGAACAACTTTGAGAGCCGCGAGGCCTGCGAGGAGTCGTGCCCCTTCCCTCGGGGCAACCAGCAGTGTCGGGCCTGCAAGCCGCGGCAGAAACTCGTCACCAGCTTCTGTCGGAGTGACTTTGTCATACTGGGCCGAGTCTCAGAGCTGACCGAGGAGCCTGACTCCGGCCGTGCTCTGGTGACTGTGGACGAGGTTCTAAAGGATGAGAAGATGGGCCTCAAGTTCCTGGGCCGGGAGCCACTGGAGGTCACTCTGCTCCACGTGGACTGGGCCTGTCCCTGCCCCAACGTGACAGTGGGCGAGACGCCACTCATCATCATGGGCGAGGTGGATGGTGGTATGGCCATGCTGCGACCCGACAGCTTCGTGGGAGCATCCAGCAGCCGGCGGGTCAGGAAGCTCCGAGAGGTCATGCACAAGAAGACCTGTGATGTCCTCAAGGAGTTCCTGGGCCTGCACTGA
- the Wfikkn2 gene encoding WAP, Kazal, immunoglobulin, Kunitz and NTR domain-containing protein 2 isoform X2, giving the protein MDVRGKKGPVGMPKEATCDHFMCLQQGSECDIWDGQPVCKCKDRCEKEPSFTCASDGLTYYNRCYMDAEACSRGITLAVVTCRYHFTWPNTSPLPPETTVHPTTASPETPGLDMAAPALLNHPVHQSVTVGETVSFLCDVVGRPRPEITWEKQLEDRENVVMRPNHVRGNVVVTNIAQLVIYNAQPQDAGIYTCTARNAAGVLRADFPLSVVRGGQAVATSESSPNGTAFPVAECLKPPDSEDCGEEQTRWHFDAQANNCLTFTFGHCHRNLNHFETYEACMVACMSGPLAVCSLPALQGPCKAYAPRWAYNSQTSQCQSFVYGGCEGNGNNFESREACEESCPFPRGNQQCRACKPRQKLVTSFCRSDFVILGRVSELTEEPDSGRALVTVDEVLKDEKMGLKFLGREPLEVTLLHVDWACPCPNVTVGETPLIIMGEVDGGMAMLRPDSFVGASSSRRVRKLREVMHKKTCDVLKEFLGLH; this is encoded by the coding sequence ATGGACGTGAGAGGGAAGAAGGGCCCGGTGGGCATGCCCAAGGAGGCTACGTGTGACCACTTCATGTGTCTGCAGCAGGGCTCTGAGTGTGACATCTGGGATGGCCAGCCCGTGTGTAAGTGCAAAGATCGCTGTGAGAAGGAGCCCAGTTTTACCTGTGCCTCTGACGGCCTCACCTATTACAACCGCTGCTACATGGACGCCGAGGCCTGCTCCAGGGGCATCACGCTGGCTGTCGTCACCTGCCGCTATCACTTCACCTGGCCCAACACCAGTCCCCTGCCTCCCGAGACCACTGTGCACCCCACCACAGCCTCCCCGGAGACCCCTGGGCTGGACATGGCGGCCCCGGCGCTGCTCAACCACCCCGTGCACCAGTCAGTCACCGTGGGTGAGACGGTGAGCTTCCTCTGTGACGTGGTGGGCCGGCCCCGGCCTGAGATCACCTGGGAGAAGCAGCTGGAGGATCGGGAGAACGTGGTCATGCGGCCCAACCATGTGCGTGGCAATGTAGTGGTCACCAACATTGCCCAGCTGGTCATCTATAACGCCCAGCCTCAGGATGCTGGCATCTACACCTGCACGGCCCGGAATGCTGCTGGGGTCCTGAGGGCAGACTTCCCGCTGTCCGTGGTCAGGGGGGGTCAGGCTGTGGCCACCTCAGAGAGCAGCCCCAACGGCACAGCCTTCCCAGTGGCCGAGTGCCTGAAGCCCCCGGACAGCGAGGATTGTGGCGAGGAGCAGACCCGCTGGCACTTCGATGCCCAGGCCAACAACTGCCTGACCTTCACCTTTGGCCACTGCCACCGCAACCTCAACCACTTCGAGACCTACGAGGCCTGCATGGTGGCCTGCATGAGCGGGCCCCTGGCCGTGTGCAGCCTGCCCGCCCTTCAGGGGCCCTGCAAGGCCTACGCGCCACGCTGGGCCTACAACAGCCAGACCAGCCAGTGCCAGTCCTTCGTCTATGGCGGCTGTGAGGGCAATGGGAACAACTTTGAGAGCCGCGAGGCCTGCGAGGAGTCGTGCCCCTTCCCTCGGGGCAACCAGCAGTGTCGGGCCTGCAAGCCGCGGCAGAAACTCGTCACCAGCTTCTGTCGGAGTGACTTTGTCATACTGGGCCGAGTCTCAGAGCTGACCGAGGAGCCTGACTCCGGCCGTGCTCTGGTGACTGTGGACGAGGTTCTAAAGGATGAGAAGATGGGCCTCAAGTTCCTGGGCCGGGAGCCACTGGAGGTCACTCTGCTCCACGTGGACTGGGCCTGTCCCTGCCCCAACGTGACAGTGGGCGAGACGCCACTCATCATCATGGGCGAGGTGGATGGTGGTATGGCCATGCTGCGACCCGACAGCTTCGTGGGAGCATCCAGCAGCCGGCGGGTCAGGAAGCTCCGAGAGGTCATGCACAAGAAGACCTGTGATGTCCTCAAGGAGTTCCTGGGCCTGCACTGA